A single window of Desulfomicrobium macestii DNA harbors:
- a CDS encoding FAD:protein FMN transferase, which translates to MKHGTHTQDRRDFLKKLAVLAGGAALAPALRVVPAMAAVGLVTTTEKRMLMGTIVGMTVMTPSTNQGQEAIGRAFDEMNRLIGILSRFDSNTALSVLNVHGRLSGSPQELLDVMAHGRTLHRQSGGRFDMTVAPVVNLMERSKGRPDARELKEALALVDTGRLRQTGSDLKFAASGMGATLDGIAKGYIADCAADTLKSLGVAHYMIDAGGDIRVQGSPKGDGRPWRIAIEDPDKQGDYPAVIEMRSGAVATSGGYEVYFDSSRKSTHLINPETGTSPQYIKSVSVQAPTVMQADGLATALSLMSPREALRLTSSLPGHSCLLVTSTGARLASPEWS; encoded by the coding sequence ATGAAGCATGGGACCCACACTCAAGACCGCCGTGACTTTCTGAAAAAACTGGCTGTGCTCGCTGGCGGGGCAGCCCTGGCTCCCGCATTGCGCGTGGTTCCGGCCATGGCTGCCGTCGGCCTGGTCACGACCACCGAAAAGCGCATGCTCATGGGCACCATTGTCGGCATGACCGTCATGACGCCGAGCACGAATCAGGGGCAGGAAGCCATCGGCCGCGCCTTTGATGAAATGAACCGTTTGATCGGCATTTTGAGCCGATTTGATTCAAATACCGCCCTGTCCGTCCTGAATGTTCACGGACGTCTTTCCGGATCTCCGCAGGAACTGCTTGATGTCATGGCCCACGGGCGCACGTTGCACCGTCAATCCGGCGGACGTTTCGACATGACTGTCGCACCTGTGGTCAATCTCATGGAGCGTTCCAAGGGGCGGCCGGACGCGCGGGAACTCAAAGAAGCCTTGGCTCTGGTTGATACCGGCCGCTTGCGGCAGACCGGATCCGATCTGAAGTTCGCCGCTTCCGGTATGGGCGCGACTCTTGATGGTATCGCCAAAGGATACATAGCCGACTGCGCGGCGGACACGCTCAAGTCGCTCGGTGTCGCCCATTACATGATCGACGCCGGCGGAGACATCCGTGTCCAGGGTTCACCCAAGGGTGACGGCCGTCCGTGGCGCATCGCCATCGAAGATCCGGACAAGCAGGGTGACTATCCTGCCGTGATCGAAATGCGTTCCGGTGCGGTAGCCACTTCCGGCGGCTATGAAGTCTATTTTGATTCTTCCCGCAAATCGACCCATCTGATCAATCCCGAGACGGGCACTTCCCCGCAGTATATCAAGAGCGTCAGTGTTCAGGCGCCCACGGTCATGCAGGCTGACGGTCTGGCCACGGCGCTGAGTCTCATGTCTCCGCGTGAAGCCTTGCGCCTGACGTCTTCCCTGCCTGGTCATTCCTGTCTGCTGGTGACCTCCACCGGTGCACGTCTTGCATCTCCAGAGTGGAGTTAA